Proteins from a single region of Funiculus sociatus GB2-C1:
- a CDS encoding anti-sigma factor, which translates to MTEPLNPEHLEELMTGYVLGDLSPEEALEFGQLLAENPQLATEVSSLQEALEVLPYALPEVTPPPHLRTAILEAANSSLTPISTPKRFSLPWSKIAAGAAALLALALGLDNYNLRQQLKVVQAQKDVIEVLQQRNTRVIEVLQQRNTRLFTLTGTENANTASGSIAINTNEQKAVIVFQNLPASPAGQIYRLWAIADDKKIACANFDASQQGTVLAEFTIPAAACSSTKSTLAVTLEPSTLPPQPVGPAVMVESSL; encoded by the coding sequence ATGACCGAACCTTTAAATCCTGAACATTTAGAAGAATTAATGACAGGTTATGTCCTCGGCGACCTCAGCCCTGAAGAAGCCCTGGAATTTGGGCAACTCCTGGCAGAAAATCCGCAATTGGCTACAGAGGTAAGTAGTTTGCAGGAAGCACTGGAAGTGTTGCCCTATGCTTTACCTGAAGTAACTCCTCCTCCTCACTTGCGTACAGCCATTCTGGAAGCTGCCAATAGTTCTCTAACTCCTATCTCAACACCAAAAAGGTTTTCTTTACCTTGGAGCAAAATTGCTGCTGGTGCGGCTGCACTTTTAGCTCTTGCTTTAGGTTTAGATAATTACAATTTGCGGCAGCAACTGAAAGTTGTGCAGGCTCAGAAAGATGTAATTGAGGTGTTACAACAGCGCAATACTCGCGTAATCGAGGTGTTACAACAGCGCAATACTCGCTTATTTACTCTCACAGGAACAGAAAATGCAAATACTGCCTCTGGTAGTATAGCGATTAATACTAACGAACAAAAAGCGGTTATTGTCTTTCAAAACCTCCCCGCTTCCCCTGCTGGTCAAATATATCGACTTTGGGCCATAGCTGATGACAAAAAGATAGCTTGTGCAAATTTTGATGCAAGTCAGCAGGGAACAGTTTTAGCGGAATTTACCATTCCTGCCGCTGCTTGTAGTTCTACAAAATCAACTTTAGCTGTCACCTTGGAACCATCTACACTACCTCCACAACCAGTTGGGCCGGCCGTAATGGTAGAAAGTAGTTTGTAA
- a CDS encoding aromatic ring-hydroxylating oxygenase subunit alpha: MMVNLNSKASSSLCKSKTFNNPECFIEGWYWAIPSHQLRVGEVKPVTLMGRELTIYRGKDGKAIALNAYCPHMGAHLAEGTVEGNSIRCLFHNWKFDEAGTCVDIPCMEKPLDVRVRTWHTGEKYGMIWVWTGDTPKHPLPFVPELEDDECDSAIASSFVKNCHPNVVMINAIDAQHFNTVHNLPLKIVFEKNDINENAITFSNTTRGGEDSFFIKLIRPFYKKEVTYSMCYWYGSTGTVTVGPDFLHFHIMFALRLLEGGKAEGKTILITKKRPGILGWVFNRVVLWLTKMVGNYFAKGDTQVFQTIKFDFQTPTKADMSIIQFIQHVEKQNAIAWGTWEAE, encoded by the coding sequence ATGATGGTAAATCTCAATTCCAAGGCTTCTAGTTCGCTTTGCAAATCCAAGACTTTCAATAATCCAGAGTGCTTTATTGAGGGGTGGTATTGGGCGATACCTTCTCATCAGCTTAGGGTGGGTGAGGTAAAACCTGTAACTCTCATGGGAAGGGAACTAACGATTTATCGGGGAAAAGATGGGAAAGCGATCGCACTCAATGCGTACTGTCCCCACATGGGCGCACACTTGGCGGAAGGAACGGTTGAAGGTAATAGCATCCGCTGTTTATTTCATAACTGGAAGTTTGACGAAGCGGGGACGTGCGTAGACATTCCATGTATGGAAAAACCGCTGGACGTAAGAGTGCGGACGTGGCATACAGGGGAAAAATACGGCATGATTTGGGTGTGGACTGGGGACACTCCTAAACACCCTTTGCCTTTTGTTCCGGAACTGGAAGATGATGAATGCGATAGCGCGATCGCATCGAGTTTTGTAAAGAACTGTCACCCCAATGTTGTGATGATTAATGCTATCGACGCGCAGCATTTCAACACAGTTCATAATTTACCCTTAAAAATCGTTTTTGAGAAAAACGATATTAACGAAAACGCGATAACTTTCAGCAATACTACTCGCGGCGGCGAAGATTCTTTTTTTATAAAGTTAATCCGCCCGTTTTATAAAAAAGAAGTAACTTATAGTATGTGCTACTGGTATGGAAGCACTGGTACAGTCACCGTAGGCCCAGATTTTCTTCACTTTCATATTATGTTTGCTTTGCGCTTGCTTGAAGGAGGAAAAGCGGAAGGTAAAACTATCCTGATTACTAAGAAGCGGCCGGGTATATTAGGATGGGTTTTCAATCGAGTTGTGCTGTGGTTGACGAAGATGGTAGGGAACTATTTCGCTAAAGGTGATACTCAGGTTTTTCAGACGATTAAGTTTGATTTCCAGACTCCGACTAAGGCGGATATGTCGATTATTCAGTTTATTCAGCACGTTGAGAAACAGAACGCGATCGCTTGGGGAACGTGGGAAGCAGAGTGA
- a CDS encoding ferritin-like domain-containing protein, which produces MNNPKSRDVLGSINFPKNRFKIATAGFDLPHVCSDDKLRRVLSGALKSRLANHSVSPEYDSYQYWNAHYFGLQKVNIFQDSSVEEQAEILRLCSCGLLEEAYFVEKAGVGYMAKMVLLAETTEERMLYGLFSADEVTHLSQISSFLPIQEPVGTDNAFLRFLGDLVETEDKTVLLFVIQVVLEGWGLSHYKNLSKDCLNPHLSKILNQFLQDEARHHSTAVNLFNQRQVLETSREVIIESLALFLQMIQVGPQSVVSAVEKVKGHLSRQQKVRIFLEIETETHSGTRLNFLRSLMRDPKAGIIVQELEERGAFLPFPPEKCV; this is translated from the coding sequence GTGAATAACCCAAAATCACGCGATGTTTTGGGAAGTATCAATTTCCCCAAAAATCGCTTTAAAATCGCAACTGCTGGGTTTGACTTACCCCATGTTTGCTCTGACGACAAGCTGCGTCGCGTATTATCAGGTGCTTTGAAAAGTCGTTTGGCCAATCATTCAGTATCCCCAGAATACGACAGTTATCAATATTGGAATGCCCATTATTTCGGTCTTCAGAAAGTAAATATTTTCCAAGATTCTAGCGTTGAGGAGCAAGCAGAAATTCTGCGACTATGCAGTTGCGGACTGTTAGAAGAAGCCTACTTTGTGGAGAAAGCTGGCGTAGGTTACATGGCGAAAATGGTGCTGCTTGCAGAAACCACTGAGGAACGTATGCTATACGGACTCTTCAGCGCTGACGAAGTAACTCACCTCTCCCAGATTAGCAGCTTCCTGCCAATTCAGGAACCTGTCGGAACAGATAACGCCTTCTTACGCTTCCTGGGAGACTTGGTGGAAACCGAGGATAAAACAGTTCTCTTATTTGTGATTCAAGTTGTACTTGAAGGGTGGGGTTTAAGCCATTACAAAAACCTTTCCAAGGACTGTTTAAATCCTCATTTGAGTAAAATTTTAAATCAGTTCCTGCAAGATGAAGCACGTCATCATAGTACCGCCGTCAATTTGTTTAATCAAAGGCAAGTTTTAGAAACGAGTCGAGAGGTAATAATTGAGAGCCTTGCACTATTCTTGCAGATGATCCAGGTAGGCCCTCAGAGTGTTGTCTCCGCAGTAGAAAAAGTTAAAGGTCATTTGTCTCGCCAGCAGAAAGTGAGGATTTTCTTGGAAATTGAAACAGAAACTCATAGCGGTACTCGTCTCAATTTCCTGCGTTCCCTGATGCGAGATCCAAAAGCCGGAATTATTGTTCAAGAACTAGAGGAACGGGGAGCATTTTTACCTTTTCCCCCAGAAAAGTGTGTATAA
- a CDS encoding P-aminobenzoate N-oxygenase AurF, with protein MTSTIQEPKSNTLLENEKVYRKLQINYTRCKQQDHTQLLDEAAASFRYEDCQDEYWNPKEFSLLYGTPLWEQSSASQKIILNQLYWVAYYSQIISAEIATIYFNQTSAAGLYAQEDFRLVCDILDLESGQERAHINAFKTISTQVEAALFGKRVFSYPMRGPFNETMIFADTNALKAWWKKLQLQCFGLLSAGNTFLACQYFTVRGVRTLNGKLVQHKLSNYYQKHPNQEKAPIPAKISYYHFMDESFHFNSSTILSHDVINCLKSPTAFESFVANLGLRGCQKDHYHFSAAINGIFWYDPALYPAIYEVMRSRVFGMSDREAKEMIKKCFTQESEGLNRSYETHKEAIESYKVYLEKINYTWKTNKEMSIMSANSIPKYLATQKKAIGNW; from the coding sequence ATGACTTCAACAATCCAAGAACCCAAAAGCAATACACTTCTAGAAAACGAAAAAGTTTACCGAAAGCTTCAGATTAATTATACACGCTGCAAGCAACAAGATCATACCCAGTTACTTGACGAAGCAGCAGCGTCTTTCCGATATGAAGATTGCCAAGATGAATACTGGAATCCAAAGGAATTTTCCTTACTTTACGGTACTCCCTTATGGGAACAATCTAGCGCAAGTCAGAAGATAATTTTAAATCAACTTTATTGGGTTGCATATTACTCGCAAATTATCTCTGCCGAAATTGCCACAATCTACTTTAATCAAACTAGCGCCGCCGGATTGTATGCTCAAGAAGACTTTCGTTTAGTCTGCGATATTCTAGACCTTGAATCTGGGCAAGAACGCGCTCACATAAACGCCTTTAAAACAATTTCTACGCAGGTAGAAGCTGCCCTTTTTGGAAAGCGAGTCTTCAGCTACCCGATGCGCGGGCCTTTTAATGAGACGATGATTTTTGCTGATACCAACGCTTTAAAAGCGTGGTGGAAAAAACTTCAACTTCAGTGCTTCGGACTCCTTAGTGCGGGAAACACCTTTCTGGCTTGTCAATACTTTACGGTGCGGGGTGTGCGGACGCTGAACGGTAAGCTAGTGCAGCACAAACTCAGCAATTACTATCAAAAACATCCCAACCAAGAAAAAGCTCCTATTCCCGCAAAGATTTCCTACTATCACTTCATGGATGAGAGCTTTCATTTTAACAGTTCTACCATCCTCTCCCATGATGTAATAAATTGCCTGAAATCGCCGACAGCTTTTGAAAGTTTTGTGGCGAATTTAGGGCTACGTGGTTGTCAGAAAGATCATTATCACTTCTCAGCAGCGATCAATGGTATATTTTGGTACGATCCTGCCTTATATCCAGCGATCTACGAAGTGATGCGATCGCGTGTTTTTGGGATGAGCGATCGCGAAGCTAAAGAAATGATCAAAAAATGCTTCACCCAAGAATCCGAAGGCTTAAATCGCAGCTACGAAACCCACAAAGAAGCCATAGAATCATACAAAGTATACCTCGAAAAAATTAATTATACTTGGAAAACTAACAAAGAAATGTCTATCATGTCTGCCAATTCCATCCCCAAATACCTCGCCACCCAAAAAAAGGCAATTGGTAACTGGTAA
- a CDS encoding aromatic ring-hydroxylating oxygenase subunit alpha, whose product MNQLQNQNTQPLLKMKIFNNWDIIAKGWYIACPSRELPPLKAKSLELCGQRIVIFRGQDGKVRALDAYCPHIGTDLGIGRVDGNFIRCFFHHWGFDGEGNCKDIPCEATIPEKARLQSYATEEKYDLIWIYPDAKAPEGVAEFDELKGKSIVTIHDKAFERSCHHHICMMNGIDAQHLQTVHKVDIKMELSLNENKSGTLIDFTLKGELPKTTRRERIGGKILGAQYEYCMRYADGCIGLLTTMKNVKLFPSLHMIYAYTPIEPGRTRIQPIYVAEKRKGLFGSFMTWLLLFFTKLGYYALRGEDGKIYDNIRFNPNALLAIDTPLVKYMQYVNQLEPSVWSRKLTDTQ is encoded by the coding sequence ATGAACCAGCTACAAAACCAAAACACCCAACCACTGTTAAAGATGAAAATCTTTAACAACTGGGATATTATTGCCAAAGGCTGGTACATAGCGTGTCCTAGCAGAGAACTTCCCCCCTTAAAAGCAAAATCCTTAGAACTTTGCGGACAAAGAATAGTAATATTTCGAGGACAAGACGGAAAAGTTCGTGCCTTAGATGCCTATTGTCCGCATATAGGAACTGACTTAGGAATTGGACGAGTAGATGGAAATTTTATTCGCTGCTTTTTCCATCATTGGGGATTTGATGGCGAAGGTAACTGCAAGGATATCCCTTGTGAAGCAACCATTCCTGAAAAAGCCCGTCTTCAATCTTATGCCACCGAAGAAAAATACGATCTAATTTGGATTTATCCAGATGCCAAAGCTCCCGAAGGCGTAGCAGAATTCGACGAACTCAAAGGCAAATCAATTGTAACCATACATGACAAAGCCTTTGAGCGCAGTTGTCACCATCATATTTGCATGATGAACGGAATTGATGCTCAACATTTGCAAACAGTCCACAAAGTAGACATCAAAATGGAGCTATCTTTAAATGAAAATAAATCTGGCACGTTGATTGATTTTACACTCAAAGGCGAGTTGCCCAAAACCACGCGCCGAGAACGTATTGGAGGAAAAATTTTGGGCGCTCAGTATGAATATTGCATGAGGTATGCAGATGGCTGTATAGGACTTTTGACAACCATGAAAAATGTGAAGCTTTTTCCTTCACTGCACATGATTTACGCTTATACGCCTATAGAACCTGGCAGAACTCGTATTCAGCCTATTTATGTAGCTGAGAAGAGAAAAGGGCTTTTCGGTTCGTTTATGACGTGGCTATTACTTTTTTTCACCAAGTTGGGATACTACGCTTTGCGTGGTGAGGATGGAAAAATATATGACAATATTCGGTTTAATCCGAATGCGTTGCTGGCTATTGATACGCCTTTAGTAAAGTATATGCAATATGTTAATCAGCTTGAACCTTCGGTATGGTCAAGAAAATTAACTGACACACAGTAA